The Blattabacterium cuenoti genome includes a region encoding these proteins:
- the nhaD gene encoding sodium:proton antiporter NhaD encodes MVILIFILGYLFITLENLFSLNKVIPAILMATICWSLIMFFNLPVYEFDQHLIIKKDPKDLLLFHLGKASEIVFFLIGAMSIIAVIEKYSGFEALRELFYTKTKRRFLWIISLVSFLLSAIIDNLTATIVLISILRKTVSNYKERLCYLGLVVISANAGGVWSPIGDITTTMLWISNKVTTIYLVKKILIPSILCMFVSTFIVSFMPVFNGTFQVKKTKLSEENLNRGFFILKSGLLLMLLVPIFKTITGVPPYMGMMFSLGILLCIVRKYSGTVLSIDDLFRKIDFSSILFFLGILLSVSSLESLGKLYSLSHWINETVYTWKITTFIFGLISSIIDNVPLVAATIAMFSYPMDHDLWHFIAYVSGTGGSIFLIGSAAGVAAMGMEKIDFFWYLKKISWIALIGYISGFVYLLIYPFFSL; translated from the coding sequence ATGGTAATTTTAATTTTTATACTTGGATATTTATTTATTACTCTTGAAAACTTATTTTCTTTAAATAAAGTTATTCCAGCCATTCTGATGGCTACCATTTGTTGGTCATTAATTATGTTTTTTAATCTTCCTGTTTATGAATTTGATCAACATTTAATAATTAAAAAAGATCCCAAAGATTTATTATTGTTTCATTTAGGAAAAGCTTCCGAAATTGTTTTTTTCCTTATTGGGGCTATGTCTATTATTGCTGTTATTGAAAAGTATTCTGGTTTTGAAGCTTTAAGAGAATTATTCTACACGAAAACTAAACGTAGATTTTTGTGGATAATAAGTTTAGTTTCTTTTTTATTATCTGCAATAATAGATAATCTAACAGCAACTATAGTTTTAATTTCTATTCTCAGAAAAACAGTTTCTAATTATAAAGAACGTTTATGTTATTTGGGATTAGTAGTGATATCTGCTAATGCAGGAGGAGTTTGGTCTCCAATAGGAGATATAACTACAACAATGTTGTGGATTTCTAATAAAGTAACGACTATATATCTTGTTAAAAAAATACTTATTCCATCTATATTATGCATGTTTGTTTCCACTTTTATAGTGTCTTTTATGCCCGTTTTTAATGGAACTTTCCAAGTTAAAAAAACTAAATTATCAGAAGAAAATCTCAATAGAGGTTTTTTTATTTTGAAATCGGGTCTTCTTTTAATGTTACTTGTTCCTATTTTCAAAACTATAACGGGAGTCCCTCCATACATGGGAATGATGTTTTCTCTTGGCATTCTTCTTTGTATCGTGAGAAAATATTCAGGGACTGTTTTATCTATAGATGATCTTTTCAGAAAGATAGATTTTTCTAGTATTTTGTTTTTTTTAGGTATTTTGCTTTCAGTTTCTTCTTTGGAATCATTGGGAAAATTATATAGTTTATCTCATTGGATCAATGAGACTGTTTATACATGGAAAATAACAACTTTTATATTTGGATTGATTTCTTCTATTATAGATAATGTCCCTTTGGTCGCTGCTACTATAGCCATGTTTTCTTATCCAATGGATCATGATTTATGGCATTTTATAGCTTATGTTTCTGGAACAGGTGGAAGCATTTTTCTTATAGGATCTGCTGCAGGAGTAGCTGCTATGGGAATGGAAAAAATAGATTTTTTTTGGTACTTGAAAAAAATCAGTTGGATCGCCTTGATTGGCTACATTTCCGGATTTGTTTATTTATTGATTTATCCATTTTTTTCTTTGTAA
- the eno gene encoding phosphopyruvate hydratase, with protein sequence MSKIKSIQARQILDSRGNPTVEVDVLTEKNVLGRASIPSGASKGEYEAFELRDNQENIFFGKGVLKAVQNVNSIISPELIGKSIFDQVYIDKLMLELDGTDNKKRLGSNSILPISLAVSRAASNELQVPLYKYIGGVYTNTLPTPLINIVNGGRHSNAPIAFQEFMIVPVQSNTFIEALQMGHKVFYQLKNILNKKGFSTSVGDEGGFSPNFDGIEDVLDHILEAIHMSNYEPYDQIGIAIDCAASEFYKDNQYDYSKFEKKTESSKKSKEEHIRYLSYLIKRYPIISIEDGMDQNDWEGWKLLTDEMGDKIQLVGDDLFVTRVSKLNEGIKNKIANSILIKVNQVGTLTETIETINLAKKNKYKNIISHRSGETEDSFIADFSVALNIEQIKTGSICRSERISKYNQLLRIEENIGQYSFYSGWNQT encoded by the coding sequence ATGAGTAAAATAAAAAGTATTCAGGCAAGACAAATATTAGATTCAAGAGGAAATCCTACTGTGGAAGTGGATGTTCTTACAGAAAAAAATGTACTTGGACGTGCTTCTATTCCTTCCGGTGCTTCAAAAGGAGAATATGAAGCTTTTGAATTACGTGATAATCAAGAAAATATATTTTTTGGAAAAGGAGTATTGAAAGCTGTTCAGAATGTCAATAGTATTATTTCTCCTGAATTAATTGGAAAATCTATTTTTGATCAAGTTTATATTGATAAATTGATGTTAGAATTAGATGGAACAGATAATAAAAAAAGATTGGGGTCTAATTCAATTTTACCTATTTCATTAGCAGTCTCCAGAGCGGCCTCTAATGAACTTCAAGTTCCTCTTTATAAATATATAGGAGGGGTTTATACAAATACTTTACCGACTCCTTTGATTAATATTGTAAACGGAGGAAGACATTCCAATGCTCCTATAGCTTTTCAAGAATTTATGATAGTACCTGTTCAATCTAATACTTTTATAGAAGCTCTTCAAATGGGACATAAGGTTTTTTATCAATTAAAAAATATTTTGAATAAAAAAGGGTTTTCAACAAGTGTTGGAGATGAAGGAGGTTTTTCTCCTAATTTTGATGGAATAGAAGATGTTTTGGATCATATATTAGAAGCTATACATATGTCAAATTATGAACCTTATGATCAAATAGGAATAGCTATAGATTGTGCTGCTTCTGAATTTTATAAAGATAACCAATACGACTATTCTAAATTTGAAAAAAAAACAGAATCTTCAAAAAAGTCTAAAGAAGAACATATTCGTTATTTATCCTATTTAATTAAAAGGTATCCAATTATATCTATTGAAGATGGAATGGATCAAAATGATTGGGAAGGATGGAAATTATTAACGGATGAAATGGGTGATAAGATTCAACTGGTAGGAGATGATCTTTTTGTTACTAGAGTTAGTAAACTAAATGAAGGAATCAAAAATAAAATAGCAAATTCTATCCTTATAAAAGTTAATCAAGTGGGAACATTAACAGAAACAATTGAAACAATTAATTTGGCTAAAAAGAACAAGTATAAAAACATTATATCTCATCGTTCTGGAGAAACAGAAGATTCTTTTATAGCAGATTTTTCTGTTGCATTAAATATTGAACAAATCAAAACCGGTTCTATTTGTCGTTCTGAGAGAATTTCAAAATATAATCAATTATTACGAATTGAAGAAAATATTGGTCAATATTCTTTTTATTCAGGATGGAATCAAACATAA
- the rplQ gene encoding 50S ribosomal protein L17: protein MNHRKKNNHLGRKYGHRKSVLSNLASSLIKEKRIFTTLAKAKALKKYVEPIIRKSKIHTTHSKRNVFSHLRDKTAVSELFKNVFDKVRVRPGGYTRVIKTGVRLGDQATISFIELVDFNEIYRSKKIIKSVRRSRKKVVEKKENKK, encoded by the coding sequence ATGAATCATAGAAAAAAGAATAATCATTTAGGAAGAAAATATGGTCATCGAAAATCTGTTCTTTCTAATCTAGCTTCTTCTTTGATTAAGGAAAAAAGAATATTTACAACTTTAGCCAAAGCTAAAGCTTTAAAAAAATATGTTGAACCTATTATTAGAAAATCCAAAATTCACACAACTCATTCTAAAAGAAATGTTTTTTCTCATTTAAGAGATAAGACCGCCGTTTCAGAGCTGTTTAAAAATGTTTTTGATAAAGTTCGTGTCCGTCCAGGTGGATATACTAGAGTTATAAAGACAGGGGTTCGTCTTGGAGATCAAGCAACTATTTCTTTTATTGAATTAGTAGATTTTAATGAAATTTATAGATCTAAGAAAATAATAAAATCTGTAAGACGTAGTAGAAAAAAAGTAGTAGAAAAAAAAGAGAATAAAAAATGA
- a CDS encoding DNA-directed RNA polymerase subunit alpha: MAILDFVKPDRIAMSEFSDNKGIFHLKPLEPGYGITLGNALRRVLLGSLKGFAVTSIRIEGVKYEFSTIKGVVEDVTEIVLNFKKIRLKRKVTGLHKEVVNASIHEGKQITGRILNKFISGFQILNENLIICNKEESVPLEISFTIEEGRGYVPAEENKSNNEDLIGTIPIDSIYTPIRNVKYTIENCRVGQKIDFENLSLEIKTDGSICPKSALMEASKILIQYFSIFSYDKIGKKKQEEIKKDKKYDEEFLRMRTLLKSRLNDMDLSVRTKNCLKSASIESIADLVSCNRSNMLKMRNFGKKSLDELESKMKEKGLYFGMNILEYRLNNKE; the protein is encoded by the coding sequence ATGGCTATTCTAGATTTTGTTAAACCTGATAGAATTGCAATGTCTGAATTTTCAGATAATAAAGGTATTTTTCATTTAAAACCGTTAGAACCTGGATATGGAATTACTTTAGGAAATGCATTAAGAAGAGTTTTATTAGGATCTTTAAAAGGTTTTGCAGTAACTTCTATTCGGATTGAAGGAGTTAAATATGAATTTTCTACTATAAAAGGCGTAGTTGAAGATGTAACTGAAATAGTTTTAAATTTTAAAAAAATTCGTTTAAAAAGAAAAGTAACAGGACTACATAAAGAAGTAGTTAATGCTTCTATTCATGAAGGAAAACAGATAACGGGAAGGATTTTGAATAAATTTATTTCTGGATTTCAAATTTTAAATGAAAATTTGATTATTTGTAATAAAGAAGAATCGGTTCCATTAGAAATTAGTTTTACTATTGAAGAAGGAAGAGGTTATGTTCCTGCAGAAGAAAATAAAAGTAATAATGAAGATTTGATTGGAACAATTCCTATAGATTCTATTTATACTCCTATTAGAAATGTAAAATATACAATAGAAAATTGTAGAGTTGGTCAAAAAATTGATTTTGAAAATCTTTCATTAGAAATTAAAACAGATGGTTCTATTTGTCCAAAATCAGCTTTAATGGAAGCCTCTAAAATATTAATTCAATATTTTTCTATTTTCTCTTATGATAAAATAGGAAAAAAGAAACAAGAAGAAATTAAAAAAGATAAAAAATATGATGAAGAATTTTTACGAATGCGTACTTTGTTAAAATCTAGGTTAAATGATATGGATCTATCTGTTCGAACAAAAAATTGTTTAAAATCTGCATCTATAGAATCTATAGCAGATTTGGTCAGTTGTAATAGAAGTAATATGTTGAAAATGAGAAACTTCGGAAAGAAATCATTAGATGAATTGGAAAGTAAAATGAAAGAAAAAGGATTATATTTTGGAATGAACATCTTAGAGTATAGATTAAATAATAAAGAATAA
- the rpsD gene encoding 30S ribosomal protein S4, producing the protein MAKYIGPKTKISRRFGECIYGEDKYFERRKYPSGQHGNNRRRGKRSEYFIQFIEKQKAKYIYGILEHQFEKLFFESARKKGITGELLLQACESRLDNIVFRLKLAPSRSSARQIVSHRHISVNNHIVNIPSFRLKPGDKIEVKEKSKKHPVILDCLQKKIGALVEWLILDEKNMFGIFRVMPKRSQIPENIKEQLIVELYSK; encoded by the coding sequence ATGGCAAAATACATAGGACCTAAAACTAAAATTTCTAGAAGATTTGGAGAATGTATTTATGGTGAAGATAAATATTTTGAAAGAAGAAAGTATCCATCTGGACAACACGGAAACAATCGTCGTAGAGGAAAACGTTCAGAGTATTTTATACAGTTTATAGAAAAACAAAAAGCAAAATATATTTATGGGATATTAGAACATCAGTTTGAAAAATTATTTTTTGAATCTGCAAGAAAAAAAGGAATTACTGGAGAATTATTATTGCAAGCATGTGAAAGTCGTCTTGACAATATAGTATTTAGACTTAAACTTGCGCCTTCTCGATCTTCTGCTCGTCAAATTGTTTCTCATAGGCATATTTCTGTGAATAATCACATAGTTAATATACCGTCTTTTAGATTAAAACCAGGAGATAAAATAGAAGTAAAAGAAAAATCTAAAAAACATCCAGTTATATTGGACTGTCTACAAAAAAAAATAGGGGCTTTAGTTGAATGGCTAATTTTGGATGAAAAAAATATGTTTGGTATATTTAGAGTTATGCCGAAGAGATCACAAATTCCTGAAAATATTAAAGAACAACTTATTGTTGAATTATATTCAAAATAA
- the rpsK gene encoding 30S ribosomal protein S11, whose product MAKSSLGKKRSVVVDSLGEAHIQSTFNNIIITLTNKKGEVIAWSSAGKMNFKGSKKNTPYAAQMAAENVAKEAINAGIKKVEVKVKGPGAGRDAAIRALSNSGIVVTMIKDITPLPHNGCRPPKRRRV is encoded by the coding sequence ATGGCAAAATCATCATTGGGAAAAAAAAGATCGGTAGTTGTTGATTCTTTAGGAGAGGCTCATATTCAATCTACTTTTAATAATATTATTATAACGTTAACAAATAAAAAAGGGGAAGTAATAGCATGGTCTTCTGCTGGAAAAATGAATTTTAAAGGGTCTAAAAAAAACACACCATATGCCGCTCAAATGGCCGCAGAAAATGTAGCAAAAGAGGCTATAAATGCTGGTATTAAAAAAGTAGAAGTAAAAGTTAAGGGACCTGGAGCAGGAAGGGATGCAGCTATACGAGCTTTAAGTAATTCTGGAATTGTGGTAACAATGATAAAAGACATAACTCCATTGCCGCATAATGGTTGTCGTCCACCTAAAAGGAGAAGAGTTTAA
- the rpsM gene encoding 30S ribosomal protein S13 yields MGVRISGVDIPRSKRGVIGLTYLYGIGRSMSKIILDSVGINENKKVENWSDDDISKIRKYISNNIKIEGELRSDTQLNIKRLMDIGCYIGTRHRKGLPLRGQKTKNNCRTRKGRKKTVANKKKVTK; encoded by the coding sequence ATGGGAGTTCGAATTTCAGGAGTAGATATTCCTAGGTCTAAAAGAGGTGTTATAGGTCTTACTTATTTGTATGGAATAGGAAGGAGTATGTCCAAAATAATTTTGGATTCTGTTGGAATAAATGAAAATAAGAAAGTGGAAAATTGGTCTGATGATGATATTAGTAAAATAAGAAAATATATATCTAACAACATAAAAATTGAAGGAGAATTAAGGTCTGATACACAACTTAATATAAAACGATTAATGGATATAGGTTGTTATATAGGAACAAGACATAGAAAAGGTTTGCCGTTAAGAGGTCAAAAAACAAAAAACAATTGCAGGACCAGAAAGGGAAGAAAAAAAACTGTAGCAAATAAAAAGAAGGTCACAAAGTGA
- the rpmJ gene encoding 50S ribosomal protein L36 produces MKVRASLKKRTENCKIVSRKGRLRIINKKNPRFKQKQG; encoded by the coding sequence ATGAAAGTTAGAGCTTCTTTAAAAAAAAGAACTGAGAATTGTAAGATTGTTAGTCGAAAAGGACGTTTGCGAATTATTAACAAAAAAAACCCTAGATTTAAACAGAAACAGGGATAA
- the infA gene encoding translation initiation factor IF-1: MTKQKHIEVDGTIVESSPNAMFRVELENGCIVKAHISGKMRMHYIKILPGDKVRLEMSSYDLERGRITYRY, from the coding sequence ATGACTAAACAAAAACATATTGAAGTTGATGGAACTATTGTAGAATCGTCTCCAAATGCGATGTTTCGTGTTGAATTGGAAAATGGATGTATTGTTAAAGCTCATATATCCGGAAAGATGAGAATGCATTATATAAAAATATTGCCTGGAGATAAAGTGAGGTTAGAAATGTCTTCTTATGATTTAGAAAGAGGAAGAATTACTTATAGATATTAA
- the secY gene encoding preprotein translocase subunit SecY has translation MDNFLTYFHNIWNIKELRKKIIITLSFLLVYRFGAYVPLPGINPLGISDLMEKFNSGSKGLMQILSSFTGGAFNRASVLALGIMPYISASIIIQLMCIIIPYLQKLQRDGESGRKQISFITRWLTVGICLIQAPVYLISLTQKLIPFSSNYSDNTYLIDINTFYGKSIFWIIGIIILTSGTLFTMWLGDKITDKGIGNGISLIIMSGIIARFPDAIAKEIFRKMEIGNGGLIVLFLEFLLWLLVILFSIVIIQAIRKIPVQYVSHYKSLEVGSQLIHKKHQYLPLKMTAAGVMPIIFSQAIMLFPLTFSDYVKNVNIRNFFHLFQDIYGLWYNLTISVLVIAFTFFYTAITIPVNQMADDLKRNGGHIPKIKPGKETAEYIDNILSKITLPGAVLLAIIAIFPAIVFRIGVTQNFALFYGGTSLLIVVGVILDISQQVNIYLLNYHYDGLMMMKNRSERYTRL, from the coding sequence ATGGATAATTTTTTAACATATTTTCATAATATTTGGAATATTAAAGAATTACGAAAAAAAATAATAATAACTCTGAGTTTTTTGTTGGTATATCGTTTCGGTGCTTATGTTCCTCTTCCAGGAATTAATCCTTTGGGTATTAGCGATTTAATGGAAAAATTTAATTCAGGATCTAAAGGATTGATGCAAATTTTATCTTCTTTTACTGGAGGGGCTTTTAACCGAGCTTCAGTTCTAGCTTTAGGAATTATGCCTTATATATCTGCTTCTATTATTATTCAATTAATGTGTATCATTATTCCTTATTTGCAAAAATTGCAAAGAGATGGAGAAAGTGGGAGAAAACAAATTAGTTTTATTACAAGATGGTTAACAGTAGGAATATGTTTAATACAAGCACCTGTGTACCTCATTTCTTTAACTCAAAAATTAATTCCTTTTTCATCAAATTATTCTGATAATACTTATTTAATTGATATAAATACTTTTTATGGAAAAAGTATATTTTGGATAATAGGAATAATAATTTTGACATCTGGAACTTTATTTACTATGTGGTTAGGAGACAAAATTACAGATAAAGGAATAGGGAACGGAATATCCTTAATAATTATGTCCGGGATAATAGCGCGTTTTCCAGATGCTATAGCTAAAGAAATTTTTAGAAAAATGGAAATTGGAAATGGAGGATTAATAGTATTATTTCTTGAATTTTTATTATGGTTACTAGTCATTTTATTTTCTATTGTAATTATTCAAGCTATTAGAAAAATTCCGGTTCAATATGTTTCTCACTATAAATCTTTGGAAGTAGGATCTCAATTAATTCATAAAAAACATCAGTACCTTCCGCTTAAGATGACTGCTGCTGGAGTAATGCCTATTATATTTTCTCAAGCCATAATGCTTTTCCCCTTAACTTTTTCTGATTATGTAAAAAATGTTAATATTAGGAATTTTTTTCATCTTTTTCAAGATATTTATGGATTATGGTACAATTTGACTATTTCTGTATTGGTAATAGCATTTACTTTTTTTTATACAGCTATTACAATTCCAGTAAATCAAATGGCTGATGATTTAAAAAGAAATGGAGGACACATCCCAAAAATTAAACCTGGAAAAGAAACTGCTGAATATATAGATAATATTTTATCTAAAATTACGTTACCAGGGGCTGTTTTACTAGCTATAATAGCTATTTTTCCAGCTATAGTTTTTCGTATAGGAGTAACTCAAAATTTTGCATTGTTTTACGGAGGCACTTCATTATTAATTGTAGTAGGAGTTATTTTAGATATTTCTCAACAAGTAAATATTTATTTACTGAATTATCATTATGATGGGTTGATGATGATGAAAAATCGTAGTGAAAGATATACTAGATTATAA
- the rplO gene encoding 50S ribosomal protein L15, with amino-acid sequence MNINQLSPKNGSNKKKLRLGRGQGSGKGGTCGRGHKGAKSRSGFSKKRGFEGGQMPLQRRIPKFGFKRHFLRKKFSLINLDTIQNFVDQGKIKNFLDQKILLEKNLVKKNNPVKILGRGELRSSLRIYASKFSKKALLSIKKIGGEALS; translated from the coding sequence ATAAATATTAATCAACTATCTCCAAAAAATGGATCTAATAAAAAAAAGTTAAGATTGGGAAGAGGACAGGGATCTGGAAAAGGAGGAACTTGTGGAAGAGGACATAAAGGAGCAAAATCTAGATCTGGATTTTCCAAGAAAAGAGGTTTTGAAGGAGGACAAATGCCTCTTCAAAGAAGAATTCCTAAATTTGGATTTAAAAGACATTTTTTGAGAAAAAAATTTTCTTTGATTAATTTAGACACAATTCAAAACTTTGTGGATCAAGGAAAAATTAAAAATTTTCTTGATCAAAAAATTTTACTAGAAAAAAATTTGGTAAAAAAAAATAATCCAGTCAAGATATTGGGAAGGGGAGAGCTGCGTTCTTCATTAAGAATATATGCATCTAAATTTAGCAAAAAAGCTTTGTTATCCATAAAAAAAATAGGAGGAGAAGCTTTATCATGA
- the rpsE gene encoding 30S ribosomal protein S5: MGSDKKIKYAGLELREKLVGVTRVCKVTKGRRYFSFSAIVVKGNENGVVGYGFGKSKEAPDAIHKAGEQAKRNLCKVCISNGTIPHEQEAKYGGAHILIRPASNGTGIIAGGPLRAVLEAAGLRNVLSKSKGSSNHHNVIKATIKALSKMRDVNVIAKQRGISIKKVYNG, translated from the coding sequence ATGGGATCGGATAAAAAAATAAAATATGCGGGATTAGAATTAAGGGAAAAGTTAGTTGGAGTAACGAGGGTTTGCAAGGTTACTAAAGGAAGAAGATATTTTAGTTTTAGCGCTATTGTTGTTAAAGGAAATGAAAATGGAGTAGTAGGTTATGGTTTTGGAAAATCTAAGGAAGCTCCTGATGCAATTCACAAAGCTGGAGAACAAGCTAAAAGAAATCTTTGTAAAGTTTGCATATCTAATGGGACTATTCCTCATGAGCAAGAAGCTAAATATGGAGGGGCTCATATTCTTATTAGACCAGCTTCTAATGGAACTGGAATTATAGCAGGAGGTCCTTTGAGGGCTGTCCTTGAAGCTGCAGGATTGAGAAATGTTTTGTCAAAATCTAAAGGATCTTCTAATCATCATAATGTTATTAAAGCTACTATTAAAGCGTTGAGTAAAATGAGAGATGTTAATGTTATTGCAAAACAGAGAGGAATTTCCATCAAAAAAGTATATAATGGATGA